One window from the genome of Candidatus Didemnitutus sp. encodes:
- the aspS gene encoding aspartate--tRNA ligase, whose translation MKRTHHCAQLTKADLHATVSLAGWVDSVRDHGGIIFVDLRDRQGITQVKFDSALREQAAKLKDESVIGITGKVEDRPADMVNKNLPTGEIEVDATELIIHNLSETPPFPLDDAGGDKVNEDLRLTYRYLDLRRPKMRRNLAVRHKATKAVRDYFDSQGFYEVETPALFKSTPEGAREYLVPSRIHAGQFYALSQSPQQFKQILMVAGVEKYFQIARCFRDEDLRADRQMEFTQIDVEVSFIDREGIYALFEGMLKKVWKDVLNHDLPTPFPRMAYKDAMNRFGVDKPDTRFGIELVDFSETFRTSAFKVFQSTVAAGGSIKAVNAKGLADATQGEITSLEDSAKAMGAKGLAYIKVEKGDWKSPIVKFFTDAEKADLTARLNIQDGDLICFAAAPWERACAILGRIRLDAAQLLVKRGKMTLRPDQWNFLWVVDFPLMSYDEERGGYAATHHPFTAPVQEDAHLLDSDPKAVRGQHYDVVLNGMELGGGSIRIHQPALQEKVFTDVLKIPADVVESRFGYMLKAFKYGAPPHGGIAFGLDRMCALLCGTNSIRDVIAFPKTQKAQDLMNQSPTPVTEKQLRDLHIRVVDEAK comes from the coding sequence ATGAAACGCACGCACCATTGCGCCCAACTGACCAAGGCCGACCTCCACGCGACCGTCTCGCTCGCCGGCTGGGTTGATTCCGTCCGCGACCACGGCGGCATCATCTTCGTCGACCTCCGCGACCGCCAGGGCATCACGCAGGTGAAGTTCGACAGCGCGCTGCGCGAGCAGGCCGCCAAGCTCAAGGACGAGTCCGTCATCGGCATCACGGGCAAGGTCGAGGACCGCCCGGCCGACATGGTGAACAAGAACCTCCCGACCGGTGAGATCGAGGTCGATGCGACCGAGCTGATCATCCACAACCTTTCCGAGACCCCGCCGTTCCCGCTCGACGACGCCGGCGGCGACAAGGTCAACGAAGACCTGCGCCTGACCTACCGCTACCTCGACCTGCGCCGCCCGAAGATGCGCCGCAACCTCGCCGTGCGCCACAAGGCCACCAAGGCCGTGCGCGACTACTTCGACTCGCAGGGCTTCTACGAGGTCGAGACGCCCGCGCTGTTCAAGAGCACGCCCGAAGGCGCCCGCGAATACCTCGTGCCGTCGCGCATCCACGCCGGCCAGTTCTACGCGCTCTCGCAGTCGCCGCAGCAGTTTAAGCAGATCCTCATGGTCGCTGGCGTGGAAAAGTATTTCCAGATCGCCCGCTGCTTCCGCGACGAGGATCTCCGCGCCGACCGCCAGATGGAGTTCACGCAGATCGACGTCGAGGTCTCGTTCATCGACCGCGAAGGCATCTACGCCCTCTTCGAGGGCATGTTGAAGAAGGTCTGGAAGGACGTGCTCAACCACGACCTGCCCACGCCGTTCCCGCGCATGGCCTACAAGGACGCCATGAACCGCTTCGGCGTCGACAAGCCCGACACGCGCTTCGGCATTGAGCTAGTCGATTTCTCCGAGACATTCCGCACCTCCGCGTTCAAGGTTTTCCAGTCCACCGTCGCCGCCGGCGGCTCGATCAAGGCGGTCAACGCCAAGGGCCTCGCCGACGCCACGCAGGGCGAGATCACCTCGCTCGAGGACTCCGCGAAGGCGATGGGCGCGAAGGGCCTCGCCTACATCAAGGTCGAGAAGGGCGATTGGAAATCGCCGATTGTGAAGTTCTTCACGGACGCCGAGAAGGCCGACCTCACCGCGCGCCTCAACATCCAGGACGGTGACCTGATCTGCTTCGCCGCTGCACCGTGGGAGCGCGCCTGCGCGATCCTCGGCCGCATCCGTCTCGACGCCGCGCAGCTGCTCGTGAAGCGCGGCAAGATGACGCTGCGTCCCGATCAGTGGAATTTCCTCTGGGTCGTCGATTTCCCGCTCATGTCCTACGACGAGGAGCGCGGCGGCTACGCGGCCACGCACCACCCATTCACGGCGCCGGTGCAGGAAGACGCGCACCTGCTCGACAGCGACCCGAAGGCCGTCCGTGGTCAGCACTACGACGTCGTGCTGAACGGCATGGAACTCGGCGGTGGCTCGATCCGCATTCACCAGCCGGCGCTGCAGGAAAAGGTGTTCACCGACGTGCTCAAGATTCCGGCCGACGTCGTCGAGAGCCGCTTCGGCTACATGCTGAAGGCCTTCAAATACGGCGCGCCTCCGCATGGTGGCATCGCCTTTGGCCTCGACCGCATGTGCGCGTTGCTTTGCGGCACGAACTCGATCCGCGACGTCATTGCGTTCCCGAAGACGCAGAAGGCGCAGGACCTGATGAACCAGAGCCCGACGCCCGTTACGGAAAAGCAGCTC